TCTGTCAAGTATAAAATGTGTATTTTGTAGTAGTTTAAATTCACTTAGTCGTGATTTAAAACGGTCATAAAGTATGATTTCTTAACATCGTTGATTCAATCTAGAATATAGGATCAagttgaatcaattttaaaaattgaagaattaaattgaatctaaaaaaattagatgatcaaattgaattaaaaaataaattagaggataaaaaattattttaaccttctttttttactttaaatgacAGTATATCATAGGGCGAGCCAAGTAAAGATGtgtttggttaatttttttaaaattttttttactttaaatgggCGACCCTAGTAAAGAAAAGATGtgtttggttaattttttttatttttttactttaaatgggCGATCCTAGTAAAGATGTGTTtggttagtttaatttttttttccactttaaATGATATATCACATAATCCATGCATAGATCAACGTATGACTGCAAATAGGTTGTATTTAATGGAAAAACAAATATGGACTTATCAGTTATACTCGAATTCGGCTGCGGTTCTTAAGAAAATATGACAGCCCGCTATGAGTCTACTGAGTGGGGTTTGGGAAGGATAGTATAGATATATGCAGCCTTATCCCCGCATTTAGAGAGTTTGTTGAGTACTTAAGTAGCTCTAGAAAATAGGAAACCAAATAGAATGCTCATAATATTTAGATTTTAGAGCGTCCtaaaaataagcaaaaataacacaaattaaaTGTTAGACTAATAAAGGAACTATATGAGAAAGAAGAGGGGTCAAAAATGCattcaaacattttttatttgacatACATATGTTCCACATTTGTTGCTATTGAAGCATAGttgtagagtttttttttttattcgtaagaatgaaaaatacgCATCagaatatttataataacttgCATTTtacttaatgaaaataaaatcccTAGGTTTGTAGCTAATAGAGTTTAAATACCATAAATTGTCCTCTTAGACATTCTTTTAGCATGTCATCTAAGAAAAAcacttcttcaaattttatgattttttttaaaaaaaatactcttttctttaatatcatttaagaaaattttgGATGAGTATCacgtctttttctttttgctgaATTGATGAATATCACGTCACtaatgaaacaaataaaaatacattaaaaaataaatcttaaatatactaatttaaaaaataaaattaaaaatatatataaaaaaaaagcctGGAGTTTTTGGGGATGATTGCaagtttagttttagtttttaaatgtaaaatttaaattaaatatgtggAAATATGAGATCTAGACTAATTTTTAAACGTTTTCCTTTAACTCCCTTCTATTTTTATCCATCCAAATCAGGGACCAATTGTTGGTATCACGAGTATTGTCTTCACCACTTCTTGCCTAGTACTACCATAACCATTATTGTTGCTTCTCTCATTACTGCCCAGAACACCATTATTGCGGTTATTAACTTATTCGTAATCAACCAACCATCACCATCAAATAAACCCAAATGTATTGTGGTTTTGAGTAATCTGTATACTTTtgacttcattttttattaaaaataaaaagctacaaaaaattgaaactaaaatcTTAAAACCGAAaactagttttaaattttaaaattttcaaaattttaagctAACGATTATCACATTAAGCTTTTATGTCCTTCTCCCTCTTGggcatttttttccttcaatccCTTCCTCCTCCTACTTCATCAAAAAGGGTTTGACGTTGTTTTTAAGGAACCTTCTTTGAGAATAAAAAGAATAGTTAGTCACCTAGacacataattaattttgcaaaaaCGTTGAATATTCAAGTTTTGGGCTTAGGAGCTATGATTACGAACGTGCGCCGAAAACTTCTTGATGCTAATTGGGAACTAAAGCTGTTGAGATAAAAGAAATTGATAAATCCCAGAGAAGGGTGTTGTTTAGTTgagataaaagaaattattattattattattatttttcgataaaattattttgaacacTCAAACCATACTCAATTTTCAGCATAAGCAGCAAGTTTATCACTATACTATTATTTATCATTCATCAAGTTAGATTGGGGGGGGAGAGAAACTCATTCTTAAAGAAGTCAATGTCTTTTAACGCAAAATAGATGATTCCTCTAAATCGActctaaatcaaataaaattaacccTTTCTTTCCAGCTTGACACCCTACGAACACACTTTGCACTACGTTCTCTAGTTGTATGCATGACACAGAAAACCAAACACACTTAGATGATCATAGGAAGGTGGATACTCATTGAACAGCTCATAGGGAGTCTTTCCATTCAATAGTGGGGCTTTGACTTTCCATTCAAAGGTGGATACTCAATAAACTCGTTTGCGCAAATGCTATACTTTAGTTTAAGTGCCCAGAGTGGATTGTAATTTAGTTTAATATCATGGATTTAATTTCTAGTGTAccaaaaaggagagagagagagagagacagagatgATACATTCAATTGAAACATTACAAGCTACAGACTACAAAGAATACACACAAAAGAAGCCAAAATGCTTACAGAACTACGAACTTCAACCTTCCCTCAATTCTGAAAAAAGCAGGATAAAGTTAGCTCGTGCTATTGAGAGCACCTTGATTTTTCAAAATGTATTCACTAATTTCAGTGATACTCACTATTGTGCAACTGGAGGAGTTCTGTAATAAGCTGGAACAGTGGCAGGGAAAAACATCTGACGAATCCCTTCGGCCTTAATTATGGGAAGGATGATTGCAGATGCACCCTAACACAAGAAAATTTTGATTCTACGGAGTTAACTTTCCTGCTATTTATTCGGACGCAAAatctgaaataaaaataatagaataatacTTACCGAGATTAATCGGGCTCCGATCCATACTCTCTTAGGTGAAGGAAATGGTAACAATAGACGGCCAACACCGTATATTGCAACAGCAAAGAAATGGAGAACCAAGCTCAAGGGACGAGGGTTTAATCCAGAAAGTAAAGAGACTGGTCCTTCCGAGAATAGGCCTCCAAGGCTGAGATAATCGAAGCAAGCTTGGCGCATTTCCTTCCTTGCCAGATCAGGGGATGCACAAAATACTTTGTAAAGAGCACCTGCCAATGTATTTATGGTGGATGCCACAGGCTgcaaattaaaagaattacATTAGCTTTATAAGCTTTAATGAGTTCAGTGAAGTTCTGCTCCATCTTAAATTAGAAGTTATGTCAGATAATAGGAAAAGGCGAAAAGCTAACATTACCTTACGCAAGGTATAAAATGATTCAAGGTATTTACAGAGTGTGGGTGCATCATTCAGGTCAGACAAAGGGCTTAGAAGATTTCTCAGCACCACAATATCAGACAATGCTACAGTCATTCCTCCCCCAGTTAGTGGATGTCGCATGTTGAATGCATCTCCCATCAGAAGGGCTCCGGGTGTAGGATGAGGATCTGCTGGCATGCTTCTGTTTGGCATTGTCCTTATGTTGCCTTTGTCAACAGCAGCAATGAAGGCATCATAAAGCTGGGGGGGGATCTGCAATAATTTGCCACTTCATTATTATCTAAGAGACCAATAAAATGTGAATGCGATTCTACACTGAATGAAAGGTTAATCACTCGCCAGGGTTAAAATACTTATAGAACTTGGAGCATAAATGGGGTACCTGGGGAGCCACCATTGTCTTCAAATACTTTTCCATTTCACCGTTTGATATAGAAGGAACCTTCTGACCAGGTACATCGACCAGACAGCGAATCTCTGTACTACTGATAGGATAGAATAGAATCGGCGAAGGGTCTCCCAGTATGACATGGCCATGATTTGCACATGGAAGTTCACAGTTCTCTAAAACTAAACCAACAAAACATGAGGGAATATCCACCTGCAAATACagcattataaaaaatttgtaattcaaAATTCTACTTAGTTCTTCTTATAACAAGAAGAAAACCTTTAGCAGGGAAAAAAATGTCTGAATAAACCGAAGAAAATAACTGAATAAATTATAGCAAAAAGCTTTTTGGGTGTGAGTGCTGAGATTAGTTTATAGGAAGAAGTTGACTGATTTGATCATGGAAACTCTCACAGAATTAATCTGAAAGGAGTTCTCACCTTAGGATTACAAAGAGAACGGCGTAAGTTTGAGAAGCAACCATCACAAACAATGGTAAGAGGAGCATATGTTGTCAACTCCTGGCCATCTTTGTTCTTATATTGCACACCTTTAATTGTTCCCTTCTCTTCAACCAGGGAAGTGACTGTTCCTTGCTCCAATCGTACACTGCAgaatatttgaaaagaaaaacaccATGTAAACATGACTTAACAAGTAAATACCTCTAGCTTAATTGAATAACTAAAATCACATTGATAATTCTCACATCATTTCTGAATTATGATCGTATTGTCACAATTTATATCAATTGGCTTTCCTAGATATGATCAAATACTACAGGAAACAGAAGCTAATAGCAAAACAACTTTCAATCGAACTACTTGGGTTCATGTAACATGATTAAAATATCTAACCAAATCTACTCAAATGGTATCAATgttaaacatataaaatgaggtcaaattttacatttattagaaaaaatagaaTCCTAAAGGCAGTCATAGCTTCATAGGCAGTTGCAACTCTGTAACAAGTAATATATAATCTCTtatctcttttttatatatgacaAACAATAACTAGTAAATGAAGGATATACAAGtttatcaaaaggaaaaaaggataTGCAAGCATATTCATTTGAGCATAAATCCAAAAAGGAAGAAATCAATACTTGGCAAGTGAGGCAGCTTTCTCCCGCAACCTCTGAATAAAGCGCCCATTGTGAAAGCTTCTGCCagagacatccgagtgaaactTCTCCAAGGGGTAAGAGAGACGAGTATGTTTCCCATCCTTGAAAAGGGCATAACCAAACACTTGCTGAGCATCAATTTTGTCCACACAATCTGCAGTTAAACACAAAACAGACTTCACAGATGTTTATTTAGGCAAAATTCTGGAGAGAATCTCCAAAACCCATGATCAACCACAATATACAAGTGCAATATCTACACTACCTTCAAGTCCGAGCTCAATTAATTTGAGATAGCCACCGGGTTGAAGCAACTCTCCAACAATTCGATCAGGCTCACTCAGGTCTCTTTCAATGACGTGTACCCGACGCCCATCctataatacataaaatatttatgtagtCAACACTCAACATCCATAAATATCGAAAAACAGTACTCAACCTACCTACCACATAATCCTTAATAGttaaaaacttcaaaaaaaaaaatgcatgtctTGAATCTCGCTAATcaacaacacaacacaaacaaTATAATAGTCAGCACCCAATAACTCAAATCCAAGTTCGATTCTCATATGTGGTCTTGGACTCTTGGCAGACAGTATAACTAAACTGAGGTAAAAATCACGGATCTGATCCTCTAAAGTAAGTAACTCGTTTTAGAGAATAAAATGAGTAATCTCAATAGTTGACGAGAAAATCGACGATAAGTATTATGTGCACGtacataacaaataaaaaatatattgggaTATTAATAGTTGAATTCTTCATTAATACCTAAAATTGCTTACTTTAACTCTTGCTCATCTCGGATGAgccaaatctaaaacacaatcCCTGAGATTTCGAAAGGCAGAAACAAGTAAACTGCccctaaaatcaatatatattttacagAAAACTATTAATTTCAAGCTTTCTGCAAATCCCTATCACCCACGGAAATATTAGGCTGCACCTATAGATTAACGAAATAAAATTTCGTATTCAATTTTGACATTCGGtcctttaatatattatttgaaataaaaaagaattagaaaaGCTCTTAACATCGTATTGATTCTGAAACAGAACATGCTATATCTTCCAGCTGCTTTCaattgaaaaacagaaaacTCCAACGCAAAATTTccgaaaaatgttaaattacatAACCACGAGACAAGCACGTGACCACCGCCAACGACGAATTGTAACGTTGTCACTTACTTTTCAACGCAGATAGAGATAGAAGATGCTTTACTTTCATTGGCAAAACAACAGTTCTTTTCATAACGCTCTGTTCTCTCAAATAAGTTCCAATTTTCCAAAAACCcaaaaacaagaagaagaagaagaaaaaaagcaataaaaaatcattactcTAATGAATAACAGCAATTCTCATATGTGAGAATTTCAAAACAGAGAAAAACAGAGGCATGCTCTGATGTTCATCATTCATcgtcaataataaacaaattttcCTGAAAcgcaaaaacaaaaagaagaaaaaagtaataACATAATTTctctaataattatatatgagaaTCTCAAAACAGATAAAAAACAGAGGCATGTTCTGATGCTCATTATTCAtcgtcaataataataatactaataataataataataatcacatGCAACAGGAAAACGGATCAACAACAATGAAAAACGCTTATAAATCAAACCTACCTTGCCGAGAGTGTGCGCCAGAGAGGCGCCGGCGACGCCGGCTCCGACAATGATGACGTCAGCGTCGCCGTGGTGTTTCTCTGATCTACATTCTCCGGCGGAGGTCGTCACGGTCTCCGATAACTCATTCCTCTTCTCCGGCGAAGCGTGGTTACGGCTCGCTCCGCCGAAGGCCAGGCTGTAGAGCGCGAAGAGGCTCAGAGCGGAGCACAGAATCCAACCGAGAACGGACAGATCCGCCATTTCGGTTAAACAAATCGGAGAAACTTCGCCGGAAAACTGCGACGGTTAGAAACGGCGAGGACGAAGGAATGAACGGTGCGTGgcgctctctctctttctcgcTCTAGTTTCTCTCTCTGCCTCGCTGGCATAGAAATTTGGAACGGTTACAGTTACTGTAAACGGAACTCAAATGAGAGGTGCTCCTTTTATAGAGACATGCCAGAGCCACCAGCTTCGTTGTTTACAACGGTCCCGCACATTAGCTGTATTTCCATTTTCCGAACAATACAACTCTTCAAAaacaacatttatttaattttttttataattatacaaattttactttttatacttcaaaattatttattttaattctcataTGTATCATTTTTTAATCTCTTCTAATTCCTACACCTatcatttttgttctttctaGTCCTGATGTCTATACTCATAAAAgcttaaaggaattaaaaatcatattatcaaCAGTAATCCATTAAAATGCTTAAAAATTTTAgaaccattaatttttttttattaatttgacaaccgtcattaatttttttgaatggaATGATTAACTTTATCAAATAGAgtataagagaaaaattaaagaaatcaaaataaatcttttaataAGGATAATAGAAGAACATCCCATTATATCCtgataaaaatgagagaaataaaaaaaggaacaaaaacaattgaaaataaaatagaaaggtTTTAGCCGCCAGTTTGCGCCGCGTGAGCATTGACAAAGGATTCGAGCGTTGCCGTGTTCGGTCTTCCAAATTCCATTGCCATTGggcaataataaaataataatgagcTGAAAAAGGATAGAGAAAgcgaaaattgaaataatttttttagcaatGGCTAAATTGCttctcaattttcattttttgcagAGTGATTATCTGTGGCGTTGGGAGATGGAGATGGGAAACcgaagatatattttaattgagtttgatttgtttttatgaaattaattggGTTAGTGTTTAGATATATATTTtaggaatttgatttttaaaaataaagtgcaTTCACGGTGATTGATTATAAAgttaacaattataaattgtGATATAAATAATCAaggttcaaaataaaattagtatttttttttaaatttagtctTTGAAAATTCAATCttctgaaaatttgaaattattaatttttttccctataaaaTTCAATCACAGTTGTAAATAAGACTAATAatgtcattataaaaaaaacatttcattaCCAAAAATATGACTAATAATGTgcttaatttcatattttaaatgtgaattttcatattttagatgtaATTTTTATAAGCCAATATTATGGTTTTTATAGCCTAAACATTATTTGGTTTTCAATATGTTTCCAAATATGCTATAAATCCTAGACAGAGAATTACAGTTTACAATAATATCTCAAAatcttaccaaaaaaataaaaaaagaaaacaaaaactaaaattatgacagttacaaataaaaaggaaaacaaattatTGTTAGATTCAAGCTGAATAAAGCTTAGCTTAACTTCACCTAATTTTATTCTTgataattatacatataatacTGCATGCCAACCAAGGATTCACTGTTTtttatttgccttttttttttcttccggtCTTTGTCTCTTCTACAACCTAACTACGTGTTTGGTATCGAAGTAGAAGCTACTAGTAGCATGCATAGTCTGCTACTAACAGTAGCTTTcacgttttttttcttttcttacaagTTGAAATGATTTAGCTTCAAACATCCAAATTACACACGCTAATTAAGCATGGGATGATTGATATGAACACCGTGACTTTGATTCTCAACAGTTCTCTGTTAAAAGTAGAAACAATTACTCGTAGGATAAGCATCTTGGCCTATGTTTGATCTTCTTCATTGTCTTCCACTAACAAATTAGATGTAAATAGTTTGCTTTGCTCATAGAGCTGGCAACAATAGATGTAAATTCATTAGTGTTATGTGAAACTTCTTAAGTTTCTATTAAGAGTTTCATAATGATATATGTATTGATAGtgaaacattaaaatatttactcACTTTGATCAATGTTTTGTAatcaataaatagataaaataagagttgagaaattatattaaattaaactttaaatattttttcaagctCTGAATTTCTCGACACAACCCTAATTCAAAGTAACAAATGATCGTTCAATAATATGGAACAACATTCACAAATGTCTTCTTAGCTTTTTGTATCTAATTTAAATCTACATTTACAAATGTTAACTACtttaatagaaacaaaaaaaggatTACAAATTAAGCAAAATGcaatagttatttaaaaaataagaataaatttatGCAGTTTATAATTCATATGTACTTTCATTTacagggaaaaaaaatattactggcTAACAGGTAATAAGgcttcataagtttttttttttttcataacaaaGGTAACAGGTAATTCATATGTACTTTTGTCTATTAATAAAATCTAatgatcatttttttcaaatagatttttacattttttatcagTTGGGGTGTCTCGACTGAGAAAGTAATTTTAATGAGAGTGTGAAGATTAAATTTAGTTGAAAACATTTAAATGCATgtgattttttaacatatataacttgtatgttttaatattgactatttatgaaaaaattaatggttaatattaattatctcacttttacataaaaataaaaactctcttACCGGATACTTTTCctttattaattatgaaaaaatatatatctcttcaaattaaactttttgTTTAACTATTACATGGCATTCAATTTCTCTATTGACtatgtttgcattttttatgACTAAAGTAggttttatctttttcaataatttttttatacacgaaataaataaataaaaagtcaaaTCCCAATCAACATATTTAGAGAACGTATATATCTATCAAGATGCCATTGTTAATGTACTTTGGACAGTACTActaaaggaaatgacaaagagAGTGCTTATAAAATAGGGGATTCCATTAGATCGATATTAGATACACCTTTCTCTTGGCAAACAATAATGGTTGATCCGTGCGTTCTGCGTGTGAAGCAtgggttatttttttatatctatttttccCCTGCGTCTAGATTTGTTAGTTGTTGGATTTACTAAATAACAATAAGCAATAAtacaatatttaaaatcaaaaccAAGGGCAGCAAATCAAGGGGCAGCATGTACctccaaattaaaattaatgaaaccaagGGTTGTCATTCTTGTGAATCACAAATTGTGGCATTGCATCCAACGAACTTGCCTTCAACAGGGACAAAATGCAATTACAACGGACAAATAATTACTAGTATTTTAGTCGTTAATGAGGGTTTAAAAGTGggaatatatttaaatgaaaaaatcatcatgtgctaaataatatatttctcatccaatttttttttttttttatagaaaactaCAACAAACGGTGgtagtaaagattaaaatacTTCGTAACAATACTTACTCACATGCCAAAGGCATATTCGATTATGCTATGCccttcaaaaaaaattgaacatgtggAGTTTTACAAGACAAAACAATATTTGATTATGCGCCAAAGCATAATCAAATGTGCATGAAACACAATTCATTTTGGGTGTTCTCTCCAATGAGGCCCAGGAAGCTCCCTCTACACTTTCCATGCATTTCAATTTTCATGTCATTTttggagagaaaataaaaagtgtgtTCTTTCATTTCTCGGTCACTTTCATTGTGGCTTTCACTCCTACTGAAAGAGAGACGAACACAAACTCAGTGAAATTAAGTGTAAAGgttcaaataaataaagcatacattttatttatattgtcattcatgtgtctaATAAGTTTGTGTGTACACTCATCATATTATAATGTAAATTTTAGTGTAATTCaacctataatatttttttatatgacaaAAATTAttctcacatatatattttatctcaaTATTATCTAAGACTTCAATAcatctttttttacctttgatTATTTATCACATTGAAAACTTTAACAtatctttcttttattcatAATTATCCATCACAACTAAAACgtgttaaaaataatcataattaaaataacttttcactaatcgtcaaacaaaaaaaagtaaaagaatattCACATTGCTATGGCtccaaacacataaaaaaaatgataatcacAACCCATCCATGAGtctatttgtttcaaaatttaaaaattttaataattaaacttGAGTCTCATAATTGAGTTAAAATCTCTACCcttctaacaaaaactaataatttaataattaacatttactGATTAAAATCACTATCATCTAATTTTCGAGTTTTATGAATAACACGTTATCAAAAAATTGAATTGTCAATTGTCCAAACTGataatttctatattatttttattaaatgagcCAACTAATTAGTCCGATTTAAAAATCCTCTGTGTAAATATCTAAGCATTGTCGTTGAAATTCGGTATACAACGATGTATACCTTTTTCTTACTGCTCGATGTATActtgtatataatatttataaaagatgCATCAATGACAACCAACGGGGTCCTGAGATTTTAACCTgtttctaattataatttttttgttaacataaTTTATGCTTTATCATTCCTGGTGATCGACCACCGTATCTGAGGTTACTAATttcttattattgttatatatatatatatatatatatatatatatatatatatatatatatatatatatatatatatatatatataacatttctATGCAAAGTGTGGTCCTTAATTACTTGTGATAATACACCAGATTAGGGTTGGGGACCAATTTTCACTGATGGGAAGGAAAGGTCCAAAATCTAAATAACGAGCCATTGAAATACATAAATAACTTTTAAGACATTAGGTAcaattattatgaataattttaaattactgtGTTAATTTTCTCGATAAATTTGATGCACGTCACATTAAGTTTTCCCTATTCATCAAGAAAGGGAAGTTGAAGTTATCTCTTTAgatcaagaataaagaaaatcaaggaaataaaatatatttaaaacaaaatattaatttttttactagatTAATTTgatctatttatttaatgtgttGTGCAGCCCCGACGGCGCTAACACGAGTAACAGTCAATAGTAGAAAATTTAAGTGTAGTAGGCCAACATCATGATATCctggatgattaattaaattaggacatttttacaaagaaaataataaaataggatcctttaaaaatatattgctgACACGGGGCTATATTTTCAATCTGATCAAAGTAGAATGTGTCAGTTTAAACTGAAGAGTTTCATGCCATGTAGGCTTTTGCAATGAAAGTGAAATTATGATGCTTTGCATTTTAATTCATCTTTTGGTCTCATATTTTTGTTAGGTTTATTCGCATTATTTGGTTAATCTCTGCatgtttatgtttatgtttctttttcattttgttttgttaaatttgctacatttttagtgtttttatgttttaattgagAATTTTTAACATAAATGAGGTGCTTAAAACATCTAAAAtgaataattgattatataagTTATCTATCAATTCCAtattaatttaagtattttaaataaaaattcacttCAGTGTTAAAATTGTTAGAAcgaatgtttaaattaattttgtgaatcctatcatacttaaaaatatattatttataatataatattattaagtaaTAATTGCTTATATAAGcaataatacttatataaataacttgataatattatttaaagttaaataagTCATATAAGCATTCCATGAAGATGCTTTAAGGAGTGTTTGGATGCATTAATGATCTTGTTTGTGgaagtttgaactttgaagagtTGAAGGCCATGCAGAAGAGGAAAATAAGCTCAAAGGAGGTCAAGAAGTTTGTGCATGACCTTACACAATTGTGCATTAATCAATGACGGAGTCTAGCGTGGTCATGTAAAGTAAGTGATCTTTTGTGGAGAATCATGTTATAATATACCTTCATTGCCTTGCAAAAACGAGGTACAAGCTCACACAAGTTTTCAATTCGACTAACAACAAAAGAATGATAACTACATCACACGTTAATCTTACAAATTACTCAGCATATATACAACATATTGTCAACAATTAATTCTACGACAGAGTCTAATCCAGACACAAACAATTAATCACACACATACCACttcaattatattaataattgattcaataaatataaacaaagagACCGAACACAGTTCACGCCAACCAGAATCGAAGTCGACACAACATCAACCAACCCAATCAACTACCAACCAAAACATTTCGACCTCCAATGTCCACAAACGCACCCTTTTACAATTGATTGAACAGAACAAGAGGACCCCATTTGGGAATGATCAGGGGAAAAAGATGAGATTTGACTATACAGTCAGAAtgtaacataattttattttgttattcggTCTCAAattattacatataataaatttattaatttttataataaatatcttaaaattcatattcacactaatttataatgattaataatatagaattattttatactattattttgtgatcatatataatttatattttaataaaatatttgaaatttaaacat
This region of Glycine soja cultivar W05 chromosome 17, ASM419377v2, whole genome shotgun sequence genomic DNA includes:
- the LOC114393911 gene encoding squalene monooxygenase-like, with protein sequence MADLSVLGWILCSALSLFALYSLAFGGASRNHASPEKRNELSETVTTSAGECRSEKHHGDADVIIVGAGVAGASLAHTLGKDGRRVHVIERDLSEPDRIVGELLQPGGYLKLIELGLEDCVDKIDAQQVFGYALFKDGKHTRLSYPLEKFHSDVSGRSFHNGRFIQRLREKAASLANVRLEQGTVTSLVEEKGTIKGVQYKNKDGQELTTYAPLTIVCDGCFSNLRRSLCNPKVDIPSCFVGLVLENCELPCANHGHVILGDPSPILFYPISSTEIRCLVDVPGQKVPSISNGEMEKYLKTMVAPQIPPQLYDAFIAAVDKGNIRTMPNRSMPADPHPTPGALLMGDAFNMRHPLTGGGMTVALSDIVVLRNLLSPLSDLNDAPTLCKYLESFYTLRKPVASTINTLAGALYKVFCASPDLARKEMRQACFDYLSLGGLFSEGPVSLLSGLNPRPLSLVLHFFAVAIYGVGRLLLPFPSPKRVWIGARLISGASAIILPIIKAEGIRQMFFPATVPAYYRTPPVAQ